The following proteins are co-located in the Pseudoalteromonas sp. N1230-9 genome:
- a CDS encoding flagellar protein MotY, whose protein sequence is MKPSLLSLNLGLLTLLTSVHATGAMREYAATADTSNWQMVKTSRLECQLNHEVPYYGEAIFSTAASKSKDVNFNLDMVVRPDNYSIAGLKAVPPRWRAGLPARDIANMKLLRKFDGELGNKTAWEMLTELEKGYQPTFYYQDWQNTADKIAVGLSSVNFKQAYWAFLQCRDSMLPYSFEDISFTVMNYEPNTSKLTKASQKRLEKIAEYLKHDTGIASISISSYTDSYGGRWNNLELSKKRAKAIKEYIVALGIDESKVDTEGYGEKRHVASNDNILDRNKNRRLVIQIAKM, encoded by the coding sequence ATGAAGCCTTCACTACTTTCTTTAAATTTAGGCCTTTTAACCTTGCTCACCAGTGTGCATGCTACTGGTGCCATGCGTGAGTATGCAGCAACTGCCGATACCTCAAACTGGCAAATGGTTAAAACGTCGCGTCTTGAATGCCAACTAAATCATGAAGTTCCCTATTATGGCGAAGCCATTTTCAGTACAGCTGCCAGTAAAAGTAAAGATGTAAATTTTAATCTTGATATGGTGGTACGCCCAGATAATTATAGTATTGCAGGTTTAAAAGCGGTTCCGCCTCGTTGGCGAGCAGGATTGCCCGCCCGCGATATTGCAAATATGAAGCTGTTGCGTAAGTTTGATGGCGAGCTCGGAAATAAAACAGCATGGGAAATGCTTACAGAGCTTGAAAAAGGCTACCAACCTACCTTTTACTACCAAGATTGGCAAAATACTGCCGACAAAATTGCCGTTGGCCTATCAAGTGTTAACTTTAAGCAAGCTTATTGGGCGTTTTTACAATGCCGCGATTCTATGTTGCCATACAGCTTTGAAGATATTTCGTTCACGGTTATGAACTACGAACCAAATACCAGTAAGCTAACTAAAGCCTCACAAAAACGATTAGAGAAAATTGCCGAGTACCTAAAACACGATACTGGCATTGCTTCTATTTCAATTTCATCATACACAGACAGTTACGGCGGTCGTTGGAACAACCTTGAGCTGTCTAAAAAGCGTGCCAAAGCGATTAAAGAGTACATTGTTGCTTTGGGTATCGATGAAAGCAAAGTCGATACCGAAGGCTATGGCGAAAAACGTCATGTTGCGAGCAATGACAACATTTTAGACCGTAATAAAAACCGTCGTTTAGTTATTCAAATCGCAAAAATGTGA
- a CDS encoding tyrosine-type recombinase/integrase, producing MFNKLIEVGELKYPNPLAEIKPFKLQQTELSFLMEDEIITLLNELKRSTNPHILIVSKICLATGCRISEACNLKGSQVIKSGDSYRITFINTKGKKNRTVPISEKLFNEIPKKSGPLFADCRKAFERAVNKTDINLLKGQCSCVLRHTFASHFMMNGGNILVLQEILGHAKIEQTMVYLHFSPSHLEDAIKFGPHIN from the coding sequence ATGTTCAATAAATTAATTGAAGTAGGGGAGTTAAAATACCCAAATCCTTTAGCTGAAATTAAACCGTTCAAACTACAGCAAACCGAACTTTCATTTTTAATGGAAGACGAAATTATCACTCTGCTGAATGAATTAAAGCGCTCTACTAACCCGCATATTTTAATCGTGTCTAAAATCTGTTTAGCAACTGGTTGTAGGATAAGTGAAGCATGTAACTTAAAAGGTTCTCAGGTTATTAAATCAGGCGATAGCTACCGTATCACCTTTATTAATACCAAGGGTAAAAAGAACAGAACAGTACCAATTAGTGAAAAGCTTTTTAATGAGATCCCTAAAAAGTCAGGGCCACTATTTGCAGACTGTAGAAAGGCGTTTGAAAGGGCTGTGAATAAAACGGATATTAACTTACTAAAAGGGCAGTGTAGTTGTGTTTTAAGGCATACTTTTGCGAGTCATTTTATGATGAACGGAGGTAATATTCTGGTACTACAGGAGATACTAGGGCATGCAAAGATTGAGCAAACTATGGTTTACTTGCATTTTTCACCAAGTCACTTAGAGGATGCTATTAAGTTTGGACCTCATATAAATTAA
- a CDS encoding SDR family oxidoreductase, with translation MKTLIIGASGQIGKMTTQKMLSEGNDVVALVRDKNKLANIDHNNLTIVEQDLENDFSRAFEGIEQVIFSAGSGGATGADKTLLIDLWAAVKAINYAVDAKVNHFIMVSSIGADAPDNIESSIKPYLVAKHMADQHLIQSGLNHTIIRPGTLLDDKATGVFTTTRPATRQDAVINREDVADALVYIATKESKSSQVFELFNGDKSLSELPAFN, from the coding sequence ATGAAAACCTTAATCATAGGTGCTAGTGGGCAAATCGGTAAAATGACCACCCAAAAAATGCTGAGCGAAGGCAATGATGTGGTGGCACTGGTTCGTGATAAAAACAAGCTAGCCAATATTGACCACAATAATTTAACCATTGTTGAGCAAGACCTTGAAAACGACTTTAGTCGTGCATTTGAGGGAATAGAGCAAGTGATTTTTAGTGCGGGTTCAGGTGGCGCAACGGGTGCAGACAAAACACTACTCATTGATTTATGGGCCGCAGTTAAAGCTATAAATTATGCAGTGGATGCCAAAGTGAATCATTTTATTATGGTGAGCTCAATTGGCGCAGATGCACCAGACAACATCGAAAGCAGCATTAAGCCCTATTTAGTAGCTAAACACATGGCTGATCAACACCTCATACAAAGTGGGCTAAATCACACCATTATAAGACCAGGTACGTTGCTAGATGATAAGGCCACAGGAGTGTTCACAACAACCCGACCAGCGACACGTCAAGATGCTGTTATTAATCGTGAGGACGTTGCCGATGCGTTAGTCTATATCGCGACTAAAGAGTCTAAAAGCTCACAGGTTTTTGAGTTATTTAATGGCGATAAATCATTAAGTGAATTACCTGCTTTTAATTAA
- a CDS encoding DMT family transporter, whose protein sequence is MPVKASYFFMVVIWSTTPLGIVWSSETVAPTLAVLLRMLVGLVLAAFVVAVANIRVPWHRRALFLYGYSSIGIFGGMLLSYMAAKTVPSGLISLMFGLAPILSGLLAQKILNEPKFSGIKLASLGCALIGLFLVSQRHIQGGVEQLSGLLYVFMAVCFFSLSGVMIKRVKIAIHPMATTFGALVFVTPLFFITWLVVDGQFNSHMWSAKSLYSIIYLGVFGSLIGALAYFHVLQKLNASTVALTTLITPSFAIAIGGILNNETIDHALIVGATIIMLSLACFQFGDKWLKRIKRVKPVGLG, encoded by the coding sequence GTGCCTGTAAAAGCCTCATATTTTTTCATGGTGGTTATTTGGTCTACAACCCCATTGGGTATTGTTTGGAGTAGTGAAACTGTTGCTCCTACCTTAGCAGTACTATTACGTATGCTGGTGGGGTTAGTACTGGCTGCTTTCGTGGTTGCCGTGGCCAATATTCGTGTGCCTTGGCACCGTCGTGCGTTATTTTTGTACGGCTATTCGAGTATCGGTATTTTTGGCGGTATGCTACTTAGCTACATGGCAGCTAAAACTGTTCCATCAGGGTTAATTTCTTTGATGTTTGGTTTAGCGCCTATTTTATCTGGGCTACTAGCCCAAAAAATCCTTAACGAACCTAAATTCAGTGGCATAAAACTCGCCTCCTTAGGGTGTGCATTAATAGGGCTGTTTTTAGTCAGTCAGCGTCATATTCAGGGGGGCGTAGAGCAGTTAAGTGGTCTGTTATATGTTTTTATGGCGGTATGCTTTTTTAGCTTGAGTGGTGTAATGATCAAGCGGGTTAAAATAGCGATTCATCCGATGGCGACAACGTTTGGTGCTTTAGTTTTTGTAACCCCTTTGTTTTTTATTACATGGTTAGTTGTTGATGGGCAGTTTAATAGCCATATGTGGAGCGCAAAATCGTTGTATTCAATTATTTATTTGGGTGTCTTTGGGTCGCTCATTGGCGCATTAGCTTATTTTCATGTATTGCAAAAGTTAAACGCTAGTACGGTGGCACTAACTACCCTTATTACGCCTAGCTTTGCAATTGCCATTGGTGGAATACTTAATAATGAAACAATAGATCACGCACTTATTGTCGGTGCAACCATTATTATGTTGAGCCTTGCTTGTTTTCAGTTTGGAGATAAGTGGCTAAAACGCATTAAGCGTGTAAAGCCAGTAGGCTTGGGGTAG
- a CDS encoding enoyl-CoA hydratase/isomerase family protein: MELMNVKTQGSVAILTMTAGENRHNPAFAEAFLNCLNDIEANPAHKALVITSNDEKSWSLGIDTDWLMPALKAQKLDEVSGFMHAMDAVFKRLLLFPMPVIAAINGHAFGNGAILACACDFRFMQSSRGFFCFPEVDLSIPFLPGMLAFIKKAIPHYRFNEMMLTGRRVTAGELAKDHIIEQACADSDSLFNTALEFASQFDKKRAIFAEHKKRLHKQIIDTIDIENKPIIDAVQLVV, translated from the coding sequence ATGGAATTAATGAACGTAAAAACACAAGGTTCTGTGGCCATACTCACCATGACCGCAGGTGAAAATCGTCACAACCCTGCTTTTGCAGAGGCATTTTTAAACTGCCTAAATGACATTGAAGCCAACCCTGCACACAAAGCACTGGTTATTACTTCAAATGATGAGAAATCATGGAGCCTAGGCATAGACACAGACTGGCTAATGCCCGCTCTAAAAGCACAAAAGCTAGACGAAGTGAGCGGTTTTATGCACGCAATGGACGCAGTATTTAAGCGTTTATTACTATTTCCGATGCCAGTAATTGCCGCCATCAATGGGCATGCGTTTGGCAACGGCGCTATTTTAGCCTGCGCGTGTGATTTTAGATTTATGCAAAGCAGCCGTGGGTTTTTCTGCTTTCCGGAAGTTGATTTATCAATTCCGTTTTTACCAGGCATGCTCGCCTTTATTAAAAAAGCCATTCCACACTATCGCTTTAACGAAATGATGCTCACAGGCCGCCGAGTAACCGCAGGCGAACTTGCAAAAGATCATATAATCGAACAAGCCTGTGCAGACAGCGACAGCTTATTTAACACCGCCCTTGAATTTGCCAGCCAATTCGATAAAAAACGCGCTATTTTTGCCGAGCACAAAAAGCGCCTACACAAACAAATAATCGACACCATTGATATTGAAAATAAACCCATCATAGATGCTGTGCAGTTAGTTGTGTGA
- a CDS encoding Tse2 family ADP-ribosyltransferase toxin, whose translation MTLWRGLHNSEVDNKLNPLYPDFYSKQLPNGDIRAPDVTIIKDRAKEVVLSEEGVGTSLVDKEGIFGYKNWEYFVIPKGTHIPSELIITKDHYMARKKYWHYSISPNFEMSLDRFIEALDKLVYNAGIKIKGAKHA comes from the coding sequence CTGACGCTTTGGCGAGGGCTTCATAACTCTGAGGTCGACAATAAGCTTAATCCTTTATACCCCGATTTTTACAGTAAACAGCTGCCTAATGGCGATATTAGAGCACCTGATGTTACTATTATTAAAGATAGAGCGAAGGAAGTAGTACTTTCAGAGGAAGGAGTAGGCACATCTCTGGTAGACAAAGAAGGTATTTTTGGCTACAAAAACTGGGAGTATTTTGTAATCCCTAAAGGAACCCATATCCCCTCAGAATTAATAATCACCAAAGATCATTATATGGCAAGGAAAAAGTATTGGCATTACTCAATATCTCCGAACTTTGAAATGTCGTTAGATAGATTCATTGAAGCTCTTGATAAGCTCGTGTATAACGCTGGAATTAAAATAAAAGGAGCAAAGCATGCCTAG
- a CDS encoding sulfite exporter TauE/SafE family protein yields MSWELLGGELLSPISTIVLIVVAGFTSMISAAFGAGGGLMLLVIMASMLPMGVVIPVHGLVQLGSNANRFLFTFKHIDAAMFIYFSLGGVLGALVASSIVTSIPLELMKIVVAVFVLYLLWGVTPKLRETSKLWRVFAGLWTSFTSMFVGASGPLVGSCLYVNNYDKLKFTATFSSCMTVQHTLKAILYGAVGFAFWQWLPLVILMILSGAIGTWLGLKLLHRISSDKFKKIFRLVLTVLSLQLAWQGISYTLN; encoded by the coding sequence ATGAGTTGGGAATTATTAGGTGGTGAGTTATTAAGTCCGATCAGCACAATTGTATTGATTGTTGTAGCCGGCTTTACATCGATGATCTCCGCTGCGTTTGGTGCGGGTGGTGGGTTAATGTTGCTAGTGATTATGGCGTCAATGCTACCTATGGGGGTGGTGATCCCTGTACATGGTTTAGTGCAGCTAGGTTCTAATGCGAATCGCTTTTTATTTACCTTTAAACATATTGATGCAGCGATGTTTATATACTTTTCATTAGGCGGTGTATTGGGCGCGTTAGTGGCATCGTCTATTGTGACATCGATCCCGCTAGAGCTAATGAAGATTGTTGTGGCTGTGTTTGTGTTGTATTTACTTTGGGGCGTAACCCCAAAACTGAGAGAAACATCAAAACTATGGCGAGTGTTTGCAGGGCTTTGGACAAGTTTTACTTCGATGTTTGTGGGAGCAAGTGGCCCACTGGTTGGTAGTTGTTTATACGTGAATAATTACGATAAGCTTAAGTTTACAGCCACTTTTTCAAGCTGTATGACGGTTCAGCACACGCTAAAAGCGATTTTATACGGTGCGGTAGGCTTTGCATTTTGGCAATGGCTACCTTTGGTGATATTAATGATTTTAAGCGGTGCAATAGGCACATGGCTTGGCTTAAAATTATTGCACCGCATTTCATCCGACAAATTTAAAAAGATTTTTCGTTTAGTGTTAACTGTGCTTTCCCTGCAACTTGCTTGGCAAGGAATAAGCTACACACTTAATTAA
- the rnt gene encoding ribonuclease T, with amino-acid sequence MENTEQTLFAKRFRGFFPVVIDVETAGFNKDTDALLEIAASILKMDDDGVLSIDHTLHFHVAPFEGANIEQAAIEFNGIEPFSALRGAVPEEEAIKEICKAVRKAQKAAGCQRSVVVAHNAAFDHGFLNAAIERCKIKRTPFHPFVSFDTTSLAGLALGQTVLAKACRAAGIEFDNKQAHSALYDTERTAELFCLIVNRWQQLGGWPLPEQADTAEQETKTSE; translated from the coding sequence ATGGAAAATACTGAACAAACTCTTTTCGCAAAACGCTTTCGTGGCTTTTTTCCCGTTGTTATCGATGTTGAAACGGCAGGTTTTAATAAAGACACCGATGCGCTATTAGAAATCGCCGCCTCGATTTTAAAGATGGATGACGATGGCGTATTAAGTATTGACCATACCTTACACTTTCATGTTGCGCCTTTTGAAGGAGCAAACATTGAACAAGCTGCTATCGAATTTAATGGTATTGAGCCATTCTCTGCATTACGTGGTGCTGTGCCTGAAGAAGAAGCAATAAAAGAAATTTGTAAAGCTGTTCGCAAGGCGCAAAAGGCCGCGGGTTGCCAGCGTTCAGTTGTTGTTGCACATAATGCGGCATTTGACCATGGCTTTTTAAATGCTGCGATTGAGCGATGTAAAATTAAGCGCACCCCATTTCATCCATTTGTGAGCTTTGATACGACCTCATTGGCAGGGTTAGCACTGGGTCAAACTGTGTTAGCGAAAGCATGCCGCGCAGCGGGTATTGAGTTTGACAATAAACAAGCTCACTCAGCCCTTTACGATACAGAGCGTACCGCAGAATTATTTTGTTTAATCGTCAATCGCTGGCAGCAATTAGGTGGTTGGCCGTTACCAGAGCAAGCCGATACGGCCGAACAAGAGACTAAAACGTCTGAGTAA
- a CDS encoding OmpA family protein translates to MKTFSKALVLLTAIFSYSISAKPLISPYPNSELESSINLAGEQTKLVSQFDMTQKTANRFSYTEHIGDVSHNLYEIKNVATLKVIENYKAALKADGFKIAYSCELESCGTSSDFADTVSYFNPYNYHRKPYYVYATKGEAPDFAVAVFAGQYQNKTRVMVSSVAVKEIETGLIKADAAGFAKQQNNNVAKAAKDDERGSKDHPLLSRYPGSYIESYEQIDYEEFSLPVGAFDTNTKQLPVEKVTGDITRITYVIRQVSTLKIYHNYVSALTKEGFETVFSCEHQTCGKDRKAIQALGDHIAIKQVYNYHRQPRYQLMKSTVENQTTYVGFFVGNYQGNTRVQLVVIRTEPLQEGLVKTNPDQVLKQLEQKGKAAIYGIFFDYDKADIKPESAESLKVIADVLNKNKRLNLYVVGHTDDKGSPEYNLTLSSKRAKAVVKALVAQYGIKEARLTSYGVGPYAPAATNKNDLGRQLNRRVELVERLTN, encoded by the coding sequence GTGAAAACATTCTCAAAAGCCTTAGTATTACTAACGGCCATTTTTAGCTATTCAATCTCGGCAAAGCCCCTTATTTCACCTTACCCAAACAGTGAACTTGAAAGCTCAATCAATTTAGCAGGCGAGCAAACTAAATTGGTGAGCCAATTTGATATGACCCAAAAAACAGCAAATCGCTTTAGTTATACTGAGCATATTGGTGATGTTAGTCATAATTTATATGAAATTAAGAATGTGGCTACCCTTAAAGTGATTGAAAACTATAAAGCAGCGCTCAAAGCTGATGGCTTTAAAATAGCTTACTCATGTGAACTTGAATCATGTGGTACAAGCAGTGATTTTGCTGACACAGTGAGCTATTTCAATCCATATAATTACCACCGTAAACCTTATTATGTTTATGCAACGAAAGGTGAAGCACCAGACTTTGCAGTGGCGGTTTTTGCTGGTCAATATCAGAATAAAACCCGTGTTATGGTTTCTTCCGTGGCAGTAAAAGAGATTGAAACAGGGTTAATTAAAGCGGATGCAGCTGGCTTTGCAAAACAGCAAAATAACAACGTAGCTAAAGCAGCAAAAGATGATGAAAGAGGCTCTAAAGACCACCCATTATTAAGCCGTTACCCTGGTAGTTATATCGAATCATATGAACAGATTGACTATGAAGAGTTTTCGTTGCCAGTTGGTGCATTCGATACAAACACTAAACAATTACCTGTTGAAAAAGTGACAGGGGACATTACCCGCATTACCTATGTAATTAGGCAAGTATCAACACTTAAAATTTACCACAATTATGTGTCAGCATTGACGAAAGAAGGCTTTGAAACGGTGTTTAGTTGTGAGCACCAAACCTGTGGCAAGGACAGAAAAGCAATACAAGCGCTCGGCGATCATATAGCAATAAAGCAGGTGTACAACTATCACCGACAGCCTCGCTATCAGCTGATGAAAAGTACAGTCGAGAACCAAACAACGTATGTCGGTTTTTTTGTTGGTAATTACCAAGGTAACACGCGTGTTCAACTTGTTGTTATTCGAACTGAGCCATTACAAGAGGGCCTAGTTAAAACAAACCCCGATCAGGTATTAAAGCAGCTAGAGCAAAAAGGGAAAGCGGCTATTTATGGTATTTTCTTTGATTACGACAAAGCAGATATCAAGCCTGAGTCAGCGGAATCATTAAAAGTGATTGCTGATGTTTTAAATAAAAATAAACGTTTAAACCTGTACGTGGTTGGCCACACCGATGATAAAGGTAGCCCTGAGTATAACTTAACGCTGTCATCCAAGCGTGCCAAAGCCGTTGTTAAAGCACTTGTGGCTCAATACGGTATCAAAGAAGCGCGTTTAACAAGCTATGGAGTAGGGCCCTATGCACCTGCCGCAACCAACAAAAACGACTTAGGTCGTCAGCTTAATAGGCGAGTAGAACTTGTTGAACGGTTAACTAATTAA
- a CDS encoding phage integrase, whose protein sequence is MQRALAKLEMICEALNNPIAMNLQAKDFVKWRGERMSGETPIGQKQRTTTLF, encoded by the coding sequence ATGCAGCGCGCTTTAGCTAAATTAGAAATGATTTGTGAAGCGCTGAATAATCCAATTGCTATGAATTTACAGGCTAAAGATTTTGTTAAATGGCGTGGTGAACGTATGTCGGGTGAAACGCCAATAGGCCAAAAACAAAGAACAACGACCTTGTTTTAA
- a CDS encoding DUF342 domain-containing protein, which produces MSMFTFDEQSGYVSLLEHPRDAGFPVTSSQLLELFEQSSYAEFELIDANIGKLFTPSSQHNTHSLVIAKAVDASIAISVDEKNMVAEASLTTAKGGKIISMDDAQAALADAGVEKGVSLRALDTFLGQQFKQPAGAHYSAIVAHGRMPKDGNDAKFVRLCPTAQDRVLSPQAKSGGKVDMRDLGAIITVNPGTPLMQRIPATAGENGFTVCGDVLPASAGKDFPLEPFEGTRIDPINSNMLIADSKGVPVALPRGMRVDDVLCFHHVDVSTGHVDFDGSVIISGDVKDGMRVKATGDITVLGFVESATIESKSEITIMLGAIGRKRENNEAFTCNIEAVRTISIGYAQYCHIKSSQDLFIERQALHCDLSARRLIRVGKANNPRGKIIGGNILDAMRIETGELGAPSGTKTRVFIAQYWHDLRQKQQQISDFEKLLATKASALQQARKKANKIPDAAQREHYINKITASEQQIKIKTANTKKKKQLVKLKIARLLATSRLKVNELMHPGVELKIAQESKQFSRIYPPSLMRYLEGKITQTF; this is translated from the coding sequence ATGTCGATGTTTACGTTCGATGAGCAAAGTGGATATGTCTCTTTGCTTGAGCACCCGCGTGATGCTGGTTTTCCGGTGACCAGTTCGCAGCTTTTAGAGCTGTTCGAACAATCTTCTTATGCTGAGTTTGAGCTAATAGACGCAAATATAGGCAAATTATTCACACCAAGTAGCCAACATAATACTCACTCACTTGTCATTGCCAAAGCGGTAGACGCGTCAATAGCAATAAGTGTTGATGAAAAGAATATGGTTGCAGAAGCCAGTTTAACAACGGCCAAAGGTGGAAAAATAATCAGCATGGATGATGCCCAAGCAGCTTTGGCCGATGCAGGTGTAGAAAAAGGGGTAAGTCTGCGTGCTCTTGATACCTTTTTAGGGCAGCAATTTAAGCAACCTGCAGGTGCGCATTACAGTGCAATTGTTGCCCACGGTCGTATGCCTAAAGATGGCAACGATGCAAAATTCGTTCGGTTATGCCCTACCGCACAAGATAGAGTATTGAGCCCACAAGCTAAGTCTGGTGGAAAGGTCGATATGCGTGATTTAGGCGCCATTATTACTGTAAACCCAGGTACGCCGCTTATGCAGCGTATTCCAGCGACAGCTGGAGAGAATGGTTTCACTGTTTGTGGTGATGTGTTACCAGCCTCTGCGGGTAAAGACTTCCCCCTTGAACCCTTTGAAGGCACCCGTATTGACCCTATCAACAGTAATATGTTGATTGCTGACTCTAAAGGTGTGCCTGTTGCGCTTCCTCGTGGTATGCGCGTCGATGACGTTTTATGTTTTCATCATGTTGATGTTAGCACAGGTCACGTTGATTTTGATGGCAGCGTCATCATAAGTGGTGACGTTAAAGATGGTATGCGTGTTAAAGCAACGGGCGATATCACCGTATTGGGCTTTGTGGAGTCAGCCACCATTGAGAGTAAAAGCGAAATCACTATTATGTTAGGGGCAATAGGTCGCAAGCGCGAAAATAACGAAGCCTTCACGTGCAATATTGAGGCTGTACGCACAATTTCAATTGGTTACGCGCAATATTGTCATATAAAAAGTTCTCAAGATCTGTTTATCGAACGCCAAGCATTACATTGCGATTTAAGTGCTCGCAGGCTCATTCGTGTTGGTAAGGCAAATAACCCGCGCGGTAAAATTATTGGTGGTAACATTTTAGATGCAATGCGTATTGAAACAGGTGAACTGGGCGCGCCCTCGGGTACAAAAACCCGTGTTTTCATCGCTCAGTATTGGCATGACTTAAGGCAAAAACAGCAACAAATCAGTGATTTTGAAAAGTTACTGGCAACTAAGGCCAGTGCCCTTCAACAAGCTCGTAAAAAAGCCAACAAAATCCCTGATGCCGCTCAACGCGAACACTACATCAATAAAATAACGGCAAGTGAGCAACAAATTAAAATAAAGACGGCTAATACAAAGAAAAAGAAACAATTGGTAAAGCTTAAAATTGCCCGCTTACTGGCCACAAGTCGTTTAAAGGTCAATGAGCTTATGCACCCTGGTGTCGAGCTAAAAATAGCCCAGGAGAGTAAACAGTTTTCACGTATTTACCCACCTAGTTTGATGCGCTATTTAGAAGGTAAAATTACTCAGACGTTTTAG